The following DNA comes from Amycolatopsis solani.
CGGCCCGGGATCGCCGTCGCGGTCGACGGCGTCGTCGTGCGCCGCGCGGACTGGGCGGCCACCACCGTGCCGAAGGGCGCGGGCGTCGACGTCCTCACCGCGGTCCAGGGAGGCTGAAGTGGACCAAGAACCGCTGGTCATCGGCACCTCGAAGCTGACGTCCCGGCTGATCATCGGCACCGGCGGCGCGGCCAACCTGGCCGTGCTCGAACGTGCGCTGGTCGCGTCCGGCACCGAGCTGACCACCGTCGCCATGCGCCGCGCGGACGCCGAGGGCGGCTCCGGCGTGCTCGAGCTCCTGAACCGGCTCGGCATCGAGCTGCTGCCGAACACCGCGGGCTGCCGCACGGCCGCCGAAGCCGTGCTCACCGCGCAGCTCGCGCGGGAGGCCCTCGGCACCGATCTGATCAAGCTCGAAGTCCACGCCGACGACCGGACGCTGCTGCCGGACCCGTTCGAGACCCTCGACGCGGCCGAACGGCTGGCCGCCGACGGGTTCACCGTGTTCGCCTACACGAACGACGACCCGGTGCTCGCGCTGCGCCTGGAGGAGGCGGGGTGCGCCGCGGTGATGCCGCTGGGCGCGCCGATCGGCACCGGCCTCGGCATCCGGAATCCGCACAACATCGAGCTCATCGTTTCGCGGGCGGGCGTGCCGGTGATCCTGGACGCGGGAATCGGCACGGCGTCGGACGCGACGCTGGCGATGGAGCTCGGCTGCGACGCCGTCCTGCTGTCCACGGCCGTCACTCGGGCGGCCGATCCGGAGCGGATGGCTTCGGCGATGCGTTCGGCCGTCGTCGCCGGTCACCTGGCCCGGAGCGCGGGGCGCGTGCCGCAGCGGTTCTGGGCGCAGGCGTCGAGTCCACCTCGGTGAACCAAGGTGCCTTCACGCCGAACGCGCACGGCGAACCCGTAAGGTGGACGGCACTTTCCGGCGCACCGGCGGCGGGGCAGGGCAGAAGGAGCCAGCCGTGACGAGCACATCGGTCCAGGACGTCTCGGGCAGGTTGTACCTGGCCGTCGGAAGGCTGTCCCGGTCACTGCGGCAGGCCGGGGTGCCGGGCCCGGGCCACGGCGCCATTTCGGCGCTGGCGACCCTGGTGAACTCCGGCCAGCTCCGCCTCGGCGACCTCGCGGCCAAGGAGGGCGTCGCCGCGGCGACGATGTCGCGGATCATCGCGTCCCTGGTCGAGGCCGGCTACGTCAGCCGCGAGTCCGACCCGGTCGACCGCCGGGCGTGGCTGGCGAAGGCGACCGAGGAGGGCGAGCGGCTCGTCTCGGGCGTCCGGTCGACGCGGGTGCAGGAGCTGAACCGGCGCCTCGACCGGCTGTCCCCCGAGCACCGTGAGGCGCTGACGGCGGCGATCCCGGCACTCGAGGCCCTGATCGCGGACGACTGAGCTAGTCCGCGAGCCGGCGCGTGATCCGGTCGAACAGCTCCAGCAGCGGCTCGCCGACGTCCCGGCCGAACTCGGTCAGCCCGTAGGTGACCTGCGGCGGTGTCGTGGGCTCGACCCGCCGCCAGATCAGGCCGTCCCGCACCAGCGCGCGCAGCGACTGGGAGAGCATCTTCTCGCTGATGCCTTCGATGCTCTCCCGCAGCTCGAAGAACCTGAGATCGGTGCGCTGCAACGAGATCAGCACCCAGATGCCCCACCGGCTGGTGACGTGGTCGACGACGTCCCGCGCGACGCAGTCGGTGTGAAACACCTCATATCGGGCCTCGGCGCCGGTGGGGGTGAGCTGCGAGCCTCCGGTCATGTCCTGAGCTTACCCAAAGGTATGTACTTACCAGGAGTTAGCTCGGCTCCTACCGTCCCGATCACCAGGAAATCGGACGAAGGAGCTGTTCATGATCGTGGTGACCGGGGCGACCGGGAACGTGGGCCGGCCGCTGACGCGGGCGCTGGCCGAGGCGGGTCAGCAGGTGACGGCGGTGTCGCGGCACGCCGCCGACGTGCCCGACGGCGTCCGGCACGTGGTGGGCGACTTGGCGGATCCCGCCGGTCTCGAGCCCGTGCTGGCCGGCGCGAAGGCGTTGTTCCTCCTGCTCTCCGGGGACCTGCACGCCGTCGGGGCCGATCCCGCCGGCGTCATCGGACGGGCCGCGCGCGCCGGGGTCGGCCGGATCGTCCTGCTGTCCACCCTCGGCGTGGTGACCCGGCCCTTCGGCACGACGCGGATCGCCATGCGCGCGCTCGAGGACGCGGTGCGGGAAGCCGGCGTGGACTGGGCCGTCCTGCGGCCGGGCGGCTTCGCCTCCAACGCGCTGTGGTGGGCCGAGAGCGTCCGCACCCAGGGGGTCGTCGCCGCCCCCTTCGGTGACACCGGGGTGCCGGTCGTCGACCCGGTGGACATCGCCGAGGTCGCCGCGGCCTGCCTGCTGGACGACCGGCACGCCGGCGGCGTGTACGAGCTGACCGGGCCGGCGGTGATCACGCCGCGGCAGCAGGCGGCCGCCATCGCCGACGCGCTGGGCTCGCCGGTGCGGTTCCACGAGCTTTCCCGCGCCGAGGCCAAAGCCGGCATGACGCGGAGCATGCCCGCCGAACTCGCCGACGACACCCTGGACATCCTCGGCGCGCCGAGTCCCGCCGAGGTGCGCGTCAGCCCCGACGTCGAGCGGGTCCTCGACCGCGCTCCGCGCACCTTCGCCGACTGGGCCGCGCGCAACGCCGCCGCGTTCCGCTAGGCCGCCTGCTGCCGTAGCTCGGCGAGCTCCGCGCGCAGGAGGCGGAGCTCGTCGAGGATCTCCTGGTTCGCGGCCGCCTGCGTTTCGGCCTGCTTCGCCTCTTCCTCGCGGATGTCCTGACGCAGCTCGTCCTCCATGCCGCTGACCACGACGGCGATGAAGAGGTTCAGCACCGCGAAGCTGGACACCAGGATGTAGACGACGAAGAAGATCCAGGCCATCGGCGCCTGTTCCATGATCGTCTTCGCGATGTCGG
Coding sequences within:
- a CDS encoding thiazole synthase, which codes for MDQEPLVIGTSKLTSRLIIGTGGAANLAVLERALVASGTELTTVAMRRADAEGGSGVLELLNRLGIELLPNTAGCRTAAEAVLTAQLAREALGTDLIKLEVHADDRTLLPDPFETLDAAERLAADGFTVFAYTNDDPVLALRLEEAGCAAVMPLGAPIGTGLGIRNPHNIELIVSRAGVPVILDAGIGTASDATLAMELGCDAVLLSTAVTRAADPERMASAMRSAVVAGHLARSAGRVPQRFWAQASSPPR
- a CDS encoding MarR family winged helix-turn-helix transcriptional regulator, giving the protein MTSTSVQDVSGRLYLAVGRLSRSLRQAGVPGPGHGAISALATLVNSGQLRLGDLAAKEGVAAATMSRIIASLVEAGYVSRESDPVDRRAWLAKATEEGERLVSGVRSTRVQELNRRLDRLSPEHREALTAAIPALEALIADD
- a CDS encoding winged helix-turn-helix transcriptional regulator, with amino-acid sequence MTGGSQLTPTGAEARYEVFHTDCVARDVVDHVTSRWGIWVLISLQRTDLRFFELRESIEGISEKMLSQSLRALVRDGLIWRRVEPTTPPQVTYGLTEFGRDVGEPLLELFDRITRRLAD
- the thiS gene encoding sulfur carrier protein ThiS, which encodes MEIKLNGEWTEFPDGATVADVLDASGGPRPGIAVAVDGVVVRRADWAATTVPKGAGVDVLTAVQGG
- a CDS encoding SDR family oxidoreductase is translated as MIVVTGATGNVGRPLTRALAEAGQQVTAVSRHAADVPDGVRHVVGDLADPAGLEPVLAGAKALFLLLSGDLHAVGADPAGVIGRAARAGVGRIVLLSTLGVVTRPFGTTRIAMRALEDAVREAGVDWAVLRPGGFASNALWWAESVRTQGVVAAPFGDTGVPVVDPVDIAEVAAACLLDDRHAGGVYELTGPAVITPRQQAAAIADALGSPVRFHELSRAEAKAGMTRSMPAELADDTLDILGAPSPAEVRVSPDVERVLDRAPRTFADWAARNAAAFR